A single genomic interval of Sceloporus undulatus isolate JIND9_A2432 ecotype Alabama chromosome 2, SceUnd_v1.1, whole genome shotgun sequence harbors:
- the TGFBI gene encoding transforming growth factor-beta-induced protein ig-h3, with the protein MLDSLVSNVNIELLNALRYHMVNKRVLTEELKHGTSLSSMYQNIDIQIHHYPNGIVTVNCARLLKADHHATNGVVHLIDKVISTTTNNILQIVEIEESLETLRAAVAAAGLNNLLENEGQFTLLAPTNEAFEKIPQETLNRILGDPEALKDLLNNHILKSAMCAEAIIAGLSMETLDGNMLEIGCNGDELTLNGRPIIANKDVIATNGVIHFVNELLIPDSAKTLLELGKESDVSTSIELFQQAGLGSHLTGNERLTLLVPINSFYKGHTPSADRNLLRDHIIKEQLSSKYLFHGQKLETLSGKELRVFVYRNNLCIENACIAAHDKRGRFGTLFAVDKIVTPPVGTVMDVLKADDRFSTLVAAIQSAGLTETLNRPRSFTVFAPTNEAFRAMPQGELNKLMGNAKELANILKYHIGDEILVSGAIGAVVRIKSLQGDKLEVSSKNDVIHINKEPVAEADIMATNGVIYAVNTVLQPPAYTTNERSDEPTDPAMEIFRHASALSKVSLRSARLAPVYSRLLARMKQQQKQQQ; encoded by the exons ATTGTAACAGTGAACTGTGCTAGATTATTGAAGGCTGACCATCATGCCACCAATGGAGTTGTCCATCTGATAGACAAAGTCATttccacaacaacaaataatatccTGCAGATTGTTGAGATTGAAGAAAGTCTAGAAACCCTTAGG GCTGCTGTGGCAGCAGCTGGTTTGAACAACCTTTTAGAAAATGAAGGCCAGTTTACATTGTTAGCTCCAACCAATGAAGCCTTTGAGAAGATTCCACAAGAAACTCTAAATAGGATCCTGGGAGACCCAGAAGCTTTAAAAG ACCTGTTGAACAACCACATCTTAAAATCAGCCATGTGTGCTGAAGCTATTATTGCGGGCTTATCCATGGAAACATTGGATGGCAACATGTTGGAAATTGGCTGTAATGGTGATGAGCTGACCCTCAATGGGAGGCCCATTATTGCTAACAAGGATGTCATAGCCACCAACGGTGTGATACATTTTGTCAATGAACTACTTATCCCAGATTCAG CTAAAACTTTGTTGGAGTTGGGCAAGGAGTCCGATGTTTCAACATCTATTGAACTTTTTCAACAAGCTGGTCTTGGTTCACATCTCACTGGAAATGAACGACTTACACTTCTGGTGCCCATCAACTCTTTCTACAAAG GTCATACTCCTTCTGCAGATCGGAACTTGCTCCGGGATCACATCATTAAAGAGCAGCTTTCTTCAAAGTACCTCTTTCATGGGCAAAAGTTAGAAACTCTGAGTGGCAAAGAACTGAGAGTATTTGTATACCGCAAT AATCTCTGTATTGAAAATGCCTGCATTGCTGCTCATGACAAGAGAGGGAGATTTGGCACCTTATTTGCTGTTGACAAGATAGTGACTCCCCCAGTTGGAACTGTGATGGATGTGCTGAAAGCAGATGATCGTTTCAG TACTCTAGTAGCTGCCATCCAGTCTGCAGGTCTTACAGAGACACTGAATAGACCGAGATCTTTCACAGTATTTGCACCAACCAATGAAGCTTTCCGAGCCATGCCTCAAGGGGAACTGAACAAACTTATGG gtAATGCAAAAGAACTTGCCAACATTCTGAAATACCACATTGGAGATGAAATATTGGTCAGTGGAGCAATTGGTGCTGTTGTAAGAATCAAGTCTCTGCAGGGTGATAAACTGGAAGTCAGCTCT AAAAATGATGTAATACACATCAACAAGGAGCCTGTTGCTGAGGCCGACATTATGGCCACTAATGGTGTGATTTATGCAGTGAATACTGTTTTACAACCACCAG CCTATACAACTAATGAAAGGAGCGATGAACCCACAGACCCCGCAATGGAAATCTTCAGGCATGCTTCTGCATTATCCAAG GTTTCTTTAAGAAGTGCTCGGCTAG CTCCTGTATATTCCAGATTGTTAGCAAGAatgaagcaacaacaaaaacagcagcaatgA